One segment of Gasterosteus aculeatus chromosome 3, fGasAcu3.hap1.1, whole genome shotgun sequence DNA contains the following:
- the mfn1a gene encoding mitofusin-1 isoform X2, translated as MAEESQLTSEPEREAGHEAWRGDDPGQVAVEEQSLELQSCATKLWTIKEVLVRRHMKVAFFGRTSNGKSTVINAMLRDRVLPSGIGHTTNCFLRVEGTDADEAYLTTEAYSDRRSVTTVNQLAHALHMVPTLDSGSLVKVMWPKSRCALLRDDLVLMDSPGTDVTLELDTWIDKFCLDADVFVLVGNAESTLMNTEKLFFHKVSERISKPNIFILHNRWDASVSEPEYIEEVRKQHLDRGVRFLAEELKVVSLDEAPGRIFFVSAKEVLSSRMQRAQGMPETGETGGALAEGFHERLREFQMFERTFEEFISQSAVKTKFEQHTVRARQITEAIKAVMDAINIASADRKICCLEEREDQKDRLDFVRGQINRLTVSVKERIKTLTDDVSAKVATALTDQIRSLPVLVEEFRADFNPTQEALELYKTKLLQHVEDRLVGCLSHRCSAGVLRDMAETQRHMTDSVQPLLSPSVHDRLSAPSASFDLTYDLGLVALCADFRENIEFQFSLGWTALVARFIGASNAKRALGAAADVRPQVGPAAAALFMRPRCLRFSSSPLMLFAGNIHLQGRHGGFHSDGPVLRLLPSVHGGDGGRWRGVALCGLASPRSVLVSLRAALPVREAHLDGRQQGARPEAAVCGARRSSPEGRRPRRRLRLQPAGAQGAGVHLRPPGAESRSERGGTGGEHPAAELQDPETGEPPEEVQGLQEPSHRAGDPTGGLLRPVPAGGLTGLMLRLEIISPLLHLICMLVRQPTRDKRTSGTARLYKEKTLGGRGRGGSC; from the exons GACGAGCAACGGGAAGAGTACAGTGATCAACGCCATGCTGAGGGACCGCGTGTTGCCCAGCGGCATCGGTCACACCACAAACTGCTTCCTGAGGGTGGAAGGAACCGACGCCGACGAGGCTTACCTCACCACCGAGGCGTACAGCGACCGGAGGAGCGTCACC aCGGTGAACCAGCTGGCTCATGCCCTCCACATGGTTCCCACTCTGGACTCTGGCAGTCTGGTGAAGGTGATGTGGCCTAAAAGCCGTTGTGCTCTGCTGAGAGACGACCTGGTGCTGATggacag CCCTGGCACTGACGTCACTCTAGAGTTAGACACCTGGATCGATAAGTTCTGTCTGGATGCCGACGTCTTCGTTTTGGTTGGAAACGCTGAGTCGACGCTCATGAACACA GAGAAACTGTTCTTCCACAAAGTCAGCGAGCGAATCTCCAAACCGAATATCTTCATCCTCCACAACCGATGGGACGCGTCAGTGAGTGAACCTGAATACATCGAGGAG GTGAGGAAGCAGCACCTGGACCGCGGTGTGCGTTTCCTGGCCGAGGAGCTGAAGGTGGTCAGCCTGGACGAGGCTCCGGGAAGGATCTTCTTTGTCTCCGCCAAGGAGGTCCTGAGCTCCAGGATGCAGCGAGCACAGGGCATGCCTGAGACAGGTGAGACAG GTGGCGCTCTCGCTGAAGGTTTCCATGAGAGACTCAGAGAGTTCCAGATGTTTGAGAGGACGTTTGAG GAGTTCATCTCTCAGTCTGCAGTGAAGACCAAGTTTGAGCAGCACACAGTGAGAGCGAGGCAGATCACTGAGGCCATCAAAGCCGTGATGGACGCCATCAACATCGCCTCGGCCGACAGGAA GATCTGCTGCCTGGAGGAGCGTGAGGATCAGAAGGACCGGCTCGACTTCGTCAGAGGACAGATTAACCGTCTCACCGTCAGCGTCAAAGAGAGGATCAAGACTCTGACCGACGACGTCTCTGCCAAG GTTGCCACCGCGCTGACGGATCAGATCCGCTCGCTTCCCGTTCTGGTGGAGGAGTTCAGAGCAGATTTCAACCCCACACAAGAAGCTCTGGAGCTCTACAAAACT aagctgctgcagcacgtgGAGGACAGGCTGGTCGGCTGTTTGTCTCATCGCTGCTCAGCCGGCGTCCTCAGGGACATGGCAGAGACTCAGAGACACATGACGG ACAGCGTCCAACCTCTTCTGTCTCCGTCAGTCCACGACCGGCTCTCCGCTCCCTCCGCCTCCTTCGACCTGACCTACGACCTCGGCCTGGTCGCCCTGTGCGCAGACTTCCGTGAGAACATCGAGTTCCAGTTCTCTCTGGGCTGGACGGCCCTCGTCGCCCGCTTCATCGGCGCGTCCAACGCCAAGCGGGCGCTGGGCGCCGCCGCAGACGTGCGGCCTCAGGTGGGtccggccgccgccgccttgTTTATGCGTCCACGTTGTTTACGCTTCAGCTCGTCTCCGTTGATGCTGTTTGCAGGAAACATCCACCTTCAAGGACGACATGGCGGTTTCCATAGCGACGGGCCTGTGCTGCGTCTCCTCCCGAGCGTCCATGGCGGGGATGGTGGTCGGTGGCGTG GTGTGGCGCTCTGTGGGCTGGCGTCTCCTCGCTCTGTCCTTGTCTCTCTACGGGCTGCTCTACCTGTACGAGAAGCTCACCTGGACGGACGGCAGCAGGGAGCGCGCCCTGAAGCAGCAGTTTGTGGAGCACGCCGCTCGTCGCCTGAGGGCCGCCGTCCCCGCCGCCGGCTCCGCCTGCAGCCAGCAGGTGCACAA GGAGCTGGCGTCCACCTTCGGCCGCCTGGCGCAGAGAGTCGATCTGAGCGAGGCGGAACTGGAGGGGAACATCCGGCAGCTGAGCTTCAGGATCCAGAGACTGGAGAACCTCCAGAGGAGGTCCAAGGCcttcag GAACCGAGCCACAGAGCTGGAGACCCAACTGGAGGCCTTCTCCGTCCAGTACCTGCAGGAGGTCTAACTGGACTCATGTTACGCTTAGAGATCATATCACCACTCCTCCATCTTATCTGCATGTTAGTACGGCAACCCACAAGGGACAAACGGACCTCTGGAACCGCCCGGCTCTACAAGGAAAAGACtttgggaggaagaggaagaggaggaagctgcTGA
- the mfn1a gene encoding mitofusin-1 isoform X7 has protein sequence MAEESQLTSEPEREAGHEAWRGDDPGQVAVEEQSLELQSCATKLWTIKEVLVRRHMKVAFFGRTSNGKSTVINAMLRDRVLPSGIGHTTNCFLRVEGTDADEAYLTTEAYSDRRSVTTVNQLAHALHMVPTLDSGSLVKVMWPKSRCALLRDDLVLMDSPGTDVTLELDTWIDKFCLDADVFVLVGNAESTLMNTEKLFFHKVSERISKPNIFILHNRWDASVSEPEYIEEVRKQHLDRGVRFLAEELKVVSLDEAPGRIFFVSAKEVLSSRMQRAQGMPETGGALAEGFHERLREFQMFERTFEEFISQSAVKTKFEQHTVRARQITEAIKAVMDAINIASADRKICCLEEREDQKDRLDFVRGQINRLTVSVKERIKTLTDDVSAKVATALTDQIRSLPVLVEEFRADFNPTQEALELYKTKLLQHVEDRLVGCLSHRCSAGVLRDMAETQRHMTDSVQPLLSPSVHDRLSAPSASFDLTYDLGLVALCADFRENIEFQFSLGWTALVARFIGASNAKRALGAAADVRPQETSTFKDDMAVSIATGLCCVSSRASMAGMVVGGVVWRSVGWRLLALSLSLYGLLYLYEKLTWTDGSRERALKQQFVEHAARRLRAAVPAAGSACSQQVHKELASTFGRLAQRVDLSEAELEGNIRQLSFRIQRLENLQRRSKAFRNRATELETQLEAFSVQYLQEV, from the exons GACGAGCAACGGGAAGAGTACAGTGATCAACGCCATGCTGAGGGACCGCGTGTTGCCCAGCGGCATCGGTCACACCACAAACTGCTTCCTGAGGGTGGAAGGAACCGACGCCGACGAGGCTTACCTCACCACCGAGGCGTACAGCGACCGGAGGAGCGTCACC aCGGTGAACCAGCTGGCTCATGCCCTCCACATGGTTCCCACTCTGGACTCTGGCAGTCTGGTGAAGGTGATGTGGCCTAAAAGCCGTTGTGCTCTGCTGAGAGACGACCTGGTGCTGATggacag CCCTGGCACTGACGTCACTCTAGAGTTAGACACCTGGATCGATAAGTTCTGTCTGGATGCCGACGTCTTCGTTTTGGTTGGAAACGCTGAGTCGACGCTCATGAACACA GAGAAACTGTTCTTCCACAAAGTCAGCGAGCGAATCTCCAAACCGAATATCTTCATCCTCCACAACCGATGGGACGCGTCAGTGAGTGAACCTGAATACATCGAGGAG GTGAGGAAGCAGCACCTGGACCGCGGTGTGCGTTTCCTGGCCGAGGAGCTGAAGGTGGTCAGCCTGGACGAGGCTCCGGGAAGGATCTTCTTTGTCTCCGCCAAGGAGGTCCTGAGCTCCAGGATGCAGCGAGCACAGGGCATGCCTGAGACAG GTGGCGCTCTCGCTGAAGGTTTCCATGAGAGACTCAGAGAGTTCCAGATGTTTGAGAGGACGTTTGAG GAGTTCATCTCTCAGTCTGCAGTGAAGACCAAGTTTGAGCAGCACACAGTGAGAGCGAGGCAGATCACTGAGGCCATCAAAGCCGTGATGGACGCCATCAACATCGCCTCGGCCGACAGGAA GATCTGCTGCCTGGAGGAGCGTGAGGATCAGAAGGACCGGCTCGACTTCGTCAGAGGACAGATTAACCGTCTCACCGTCAGCGTCAAAGAGAGGATCAAGACTCTGACCGACGACGTCTCTGCCAAG GTTGCCACCGCGCTGACGGATCAGATCCGCTCGCTTCCCGTTCTGGTGGAGGAGTTCAGAGCAGATTTCAACCCCACACAAGAAGCTCTGGAGCTCTACAAAACT aagctgctgcagcacgtgGAGGACAGGCTGGTCGGCTGTTTGTCTCATCGCTGCTCAGCCGGCGTCCTCAGGGACATGGCAGAGACTCAGAGACACATGACGG ACAGCGTCCAACCTCTTCTGTCTCCGTCAGTCCACGACCGGCTCTCCGCTCCCTCCGCCTCCTTCGACCTGACCTACGACCTCGGCCTGGTCGCCCTGTGCGCAGACTTCCGTGAGAACATCGAGTTCCAGTTCTCTCTGGGCTGGACGGCCCTCGTCGCCCGCTTCATCGGCGCGTCCAACGCCAAGCGGGCGCTGGGCGCCGCCGCAGACGTGCGGCCTCAG GAAACATCCACCTTCAAGGACGACATGGCGGTTTCCATAGCGACGGGCCTGTGCTGCGTCTCCTCCCGAGCGTCCATGGCGGGGATGGTGGTCGGTGGCGTG GTGTGGCGCTCTGTGGGCTGGCGTCTCCTCGCTCTGTCCTTGTCTCTCTACGGGCTGCTCTACCTGTACGAGAAGCTCACCTGGACGGACGGCAGCAGGGAGCGCGCCCTGAAGCAGCAGTTTGTGGAGCACGCCGCTCGTCGCCTGAGGGCCGCCGTCCCCGCCGCCGGCTCCGCCTGCAGCCAGCAGGTGCACAA GGAGCTGGCGTCCACCTTCGGCCGCCTGGCGCAGAGAGTCGATCTGAGCGAGGCGGAACTGGAGGGGAACATCCGGCAGCTGAGCTTCAGGATCCAGAGACTGGAGAACCTCCAGAGGAGGTCCAAGGCcttcag GAACCGAGCCACAGAGCTGGAGACCCAACTGGAGGCCTTCTCCGTCCAGTACCTGCAGGAGGTCTAA
- the mfn1a gene encoding mitofusin-1 isoform X6 encodes MAEESQLTSEPEREAGHEAWRGDDPGQVAVEEQSLELQSCATKLWTIKEVLVRRHMKVAFFGRTSNGKSTVINAMLRDRVLPSGIGHTTNCFLRVEGTDADEAYLTTEAYSDRRSVTTVNQLAHALHMVPTLDSGSLVKVMWPKSRCALLRDDLVLMDSPGTDVTLELDTWIDKFCLDADVFVLVGNAESTLMNTEKLFFHKVSERISKPNIFILHNRWDASVSEPEYIEEVRKQHLDRGVRFLAEELKVVSLDEAPGRIFFVSAKEVLSSRMQRAQGMPETGETGGALAEGFHERLREFQMFERTFEEFISQSAVKTKFEQHTVRARQITEAIKAVMDAINIASADRKICCLEEREDQKDRLDFVRGQINRLTVSVKERIKTLTDDVSAKVATALTDQIRSLPVLVEEFRADFNPTQEALELYKTKLLQHVEDRLVGCLSHRCSAGVLRDMAETQRHMTDSVQPLLSPSVHDRLSAPSASFDLTYDLGLVALCADFRENIEFQFSLGWTALVARFIGASNAKRALGAAADVRPQETSTFKDDMAVSIATGLCCVSSRASMAGMVVGGVVWRSVGWRLLALSLSLYGLLYLYEKLTWTDGSRERALKQQFVEHAARRLRAAVPAAGSACSQQVHKELASTFGRLAQRVDLSEAELEGNIRQLSFRIQRLENLQRRSKAFRNRATELETQLEAFSVQYLQEV; translated from the exons GACGAGCAACGGGAAGAGTACAGTGATCAACGCCATGCTGAGGGACCGCGTGTTGCCCAGCGGCATCGGTCACACCACAAACTGCTTCCTGAGGGTGGAAGGAACCGACGCCGACGAGGCTTACCTCACCACCGAGGCGTACAGCGACCGGAGGAGCGTCACC aCGGTGAACCAGCTGGCTCATGCCCTCCACATGGTTCCCACTCTGGACTCTGGCAGTCTGGTGAAGGTGATGTGGCCTAAAAGCCGTTGTGCTCTGCTGAGAGACGACCTGGTGCTGATggacag CCCTGGCACTGACGTCACTCTAGAGTTAGACACCTGGATCGATAAGTTCTGTCTGGATGCCGACGTCTTCGTTTTGGTTGGAAACGCTGAGTCGACGCTCATGAACACA GAGAAACTGTTCTTCCACAAAGTCAGCGAGCGAATCTCCAAACCGAATATCTTCATCCTCCACAACCGATGGGACGCGTCAGTGAGTGAACCTGAATACATCGAGGAG GTGAGGAAGCAGCACCTGGACCGCGGTGTGCGTTTCCTGGCCGAGGAGCTGAAGGTGGTCAGCCTGGACGAGGCTCCGGGAAGGATCTTCTTTGTCTCCGCCAAGGAGGTCCTGAGCTCCAGGATGCAGCGAGCACAGGGCATGCCTGAGACAGGTGAGACAG GTGGCGCTCTCGCTGAAGGTTTCCATGAGAGACTCAGAGAGTTCCAGATGTTTGAGAGGACGTTTGAG GAGTTCATCTCTCAGTCTGCAGTGAAGACCAAGTTTGAGCAGCACACAGTGAGAGCGAGGCAGATCACTGAGGCCATCAAAGCCGTGATGGACGCCATCAACATCGCCTCGGCCGACAGGAA GATCTGCTGCCTGGAGGAGCGTGAGGATCAGAAGGACCGGCTCGACTTCGTCAGAGGACAGATTAACCGTCTCACCGTCAGCGTCAAAGAGAGGATCAAGACTCTGACCGACGACGTCTCTGCCAAG GTTGCCACCGCGCTGACGGATCAGATCCGCTCGCTTCCCGTTCTGGTGGAGGAGTTCAGAGCAGATTTCAACCCCACACAAGAAGCTCTGGAGCTCTACAAAACT aagctgctgcagcacgtgGAGGACAGGCTGGTCGGCTGTTTGTCTCATCGCTGCTCAGCCGGCGTCCTCAGGGACATGGCAGAGACTCAGAGACACATGACGG ACAGCGTCCAACCTCTTCTGTCTCCGTCAGTCCACGACCGGCTCTCCGCTCCCTCCGCCTCCTTCGACCTGACCTACGACCTCGGCCTGGTCGCCCTGTGCGCAGACTTCCGTGAGAACATCGAGTTCCAGTTCTCTCTGGGCTGGACGGCCCTCGTCGCCCGCTTCATCGGCGCGTCCAACGCCAAGCGGGCGCTGGGCGCCGCCGCAGACGTGCGGCCTCAG GAAACATCCACCTTCAAGGACGACATGGCGGTTTCCATAGCGACGGGCCTGTGCTGCGTCTCCTCCCGAGCGTCCATGGCGGGGATGGTGGTCGGTGGCGTG GTGTGGCGCTCTGTGGGCTGGCGTCTCCTCGCTCTGTCCTTGTCTCTCTACGGGCTGCTCTACCTGTACGAGAAGCTCACCTGGACGGACGGCAGCAGGGAGCGCGCCCTGAAGCAGCAGTTTGTGGAGCACGCCGCTCGTCGCCTGAGGGCCGCCGTCCCCGCCGCCGGCTCCGCCTGCAGCCAGCAGGTGCACAA GGAGCTGGCGTCCACCTTCGGCCGCCTGGCGCAGAGAGTCGATCTGAGCGAGGCGGAACTGGAGGGGAACATCCGGCAGCTGAGCTTCAGGATCCAGAGACTGGAGAACCTCCAGAGGAGGTCCAAGGCcttcag GAACCGAGCCACAGAGCTGGAGACCCAACTGGAGGCCTTCTCCGTCCAGTACCTGCAGGAGGTCTAA